The genomic DNA TTTATCTGCCTCATCTATTGGAAGATCGGGGACTATAACTCCATCAACGCCGTTTGAGATAGCTTCAACGACGAAATTTTCAATTCCACGACTTAGAATTGAATTATAATAACCCATCAAAATAATTGGCGTTGAATATTTTTTCCTAAATTTTGAAACATCGTCCAAAATTTTTTTAAAACTTGCCCCGTTTTTAAGAGCAACATAAGAAGAATGCTGAATCGTGGGTCCATCTGCTATCGGATCACTGAACGGAATTCCAATTTCAATCATATCACTCCCAGCATCAAAAAGCCCTTCAAGTAAGGGTAAAGTCACTCCTTTGATTGGGAATTCAGGCGTAATGTAAGGAATTAACATTTTATTTTTGGTATTTAAGACATTTTGAATTCTGTTCATCGGTTTTGAACTTAAATTTTTAAATTCGGGACAGGGGCTAAATCAAAATCATGTTTAATTCCACTTTTAAGTTTAATATATCCAACGAAAGCGATCATTGCAGCGTTATCCGTGCAATATGCAAGATCTGGGATGTAAAGCTTTAAGCCTTCATTTTCAGCTTTTTCCTTCATTGTTTTTCTGAGTTCGGAATTAGCGGCAACCCCACCTGCAATGGTTATGTTTTTTACATTAAAATCTTTCGCTGCTTTT from Candidatus Kryptobacter tengchongensis includes the following:
- a CDS encoding tryptophan synthase, alpha chain, encoding MNRIQNVLNTKNKMLIPYITPEFPIKGVTLPLLEGLFDAGSDMIEIGIPFSDPIADGPTIQHSSYVALKNGASFKKILDDVSKFRKKYSTPIILMGYYNSILSRGIENFVVEAISNGVDGVIVPDLPIDEADKLIEISQRYGLSNIFLVAPTSSDERIKLVSEKSTHFVYCVSVMGVTGEREEFGGEDFENFMLRVRANSNKPFVVGFGISKRDHVLEAWRWADGAVVGSALIKKLFNIDEISKCVKVAFEFISELKNGLVEEKK